The genomic region CACCGCCTCCGCCGTCGCGGCGGGGACGCGGTAGCGCTCGGGGTACGGCGGCTCGTCGGCCTCCAGGCTGGCGACGCCGGCGTGCAGCACCAGCGGCGCGATCCCGATCCCCTTCGCCCGCAGCGCGCGGACGGTCTCGTGCGTGAACGCGCGGCCCGCGGACGGCATCTCCGCGCTCCCCGGCTCGGCGGCGAACACCGTCTGGTAGTACGCGAGCGGCCATGCGCGCGGCACGTAGCGGTAGCGGATCGGCTCGCCGTGCGCCGCGAGGTATGCGTCCGCGCCGCCGGGCATCTCCATCTCCGCCACCCACAGCCGCACCCGCCCGGCGGCCGTATCTCCATCAGGCGGGAGATACGGCGCGGCCAGCGTCGCCGCGCCGCCGCCGCGCAAGTAGATGCGCTCGCCGGCGCGCGCGTCGAGGAGCGGCTCGTTGCCGTCGGCCGTCGCGCGGCGCAACTCGATCACCCATCGCCCATCCTCCAGCGGCGTCGAGAGATGCACGAGGATGGGCGCGTCTCCATCCCCCGTCTTGCGAATCCCCTCGAGCGCGGTGGCGAGGGTGGCGCTGGCGTTCACCACGACGAGGTCGCCGGGCGACAGGAAGCGCGGGAGATCGCGAAAATGTGCGTGCGTCACCCGCTCGCCGTCGCCCTCCGTCACCAGCAGGCGGACGGCGTCGCGCGGGAGGCCGCGCGCCTCGGGCGGCTCGCGCGCGGAGAGTTCGTCGGGGAGATCGAAATCCAGCGTGTCGAGCGCCGGCGCCGTCTCGACCGTCCCGCGTGCCCGCGCAGCCGACGGCGGCGGCGCATGGCTTCGCCGGATGCGCGGCGGCGCGGCGAGGGCGGCGTATCCCCGCGCGCTCATGCGGCCTCCAGCGCGGCGGGGGCGAGGTCGGGGACGACGTAGCGCCCGCCCGGCAGGTCCCCCTCCAGCAGCGCGACGAAGCCGGGAACGCGCTCCTCCGGCAGCGGACGGTCGGAGATGTCCTCGCCCGGGTACGCGGCCTGGTGCATGTCGGTGCGCATGTCGCCGGGGTCGGCCCAATACACGCGCAGCCCGGGGTTCTCCGCCGCCAGCACGGCCGAAAGCTGCTCCAGGGCGGCCTTGCTGGCCCCGTAGCCGCCCCAGCCCTCGTACGCGTTCACGGCCGCGTCGCTGGTGACGTTGACGACGGCCGCGCCCGGCTTCAGCTCGCCGCGCACGGCCTGCAGCAGCGCCAGCGGGGCGAGCACGTTGGCGCGGAAGACGTCCGCCAGCGCGTCGAGGGGATAGTCCAGCAGCGGCAGAAGGGGACTGGGCCCCAGCGCGCCCGCGTTGTTGACGACTGCGTCCAGCCCGGCGTGCCCGCGGGCGAGCACGGCCAGCGCGCGGCGATGCTCGGGGTCGGTCACGTCGCCCGCCAGCGCGGCGACGTGCGTCACCTCGGCCAGCTCGTCGCGGACTGCGCGCAGCCGCGCGGCGTCGCGCGCGGTGATGATCAGGTTCCAGCCGCGCTCGGCCAGCCCCCACGCAAGCGCGAGCCCCAGCCCGCGCGAAGCGCCCGTGACGAGCGCCGTCTTCCCGTTGTTCCCGGGCGTCATCGGTTCCTCCGTTGGATGGCGATTTCCAGCCAACGAAGGATACCCGGCGCCGTCATCCCCCTGAATCGGGCAGGCGTCGGGCGCGAGGTCGGATCATCGTCCAGCATCTCCCCTGTACGATCGGGCAGGATCGCGGCAAATCCGTGGCGCGCCTGGCCGTCAATCCGCTACCATTCGCCGCGGATGCGAATCCGATCTTCCGCGCGAGGCGGGTTGGGACAGGCGGTTCGGTACTCGGTCGTGACGGACGGATCGGGACGGGCGGGTAAACCCGCGGCTGGAACATTGGGAAGCCTGCTGCGCAGGCTGCGTGAACGCACTCACGCACTTTCGCACTTTCGCACTTTCGCACTTTCGCACTTTCGCACTTTCGCACTTTCGCACTTTCGCACTCGTGATCTCCGACCTCGCCGCCCTCACCGCCCTCGCGCAGGCGCTCAGCCGCAGCGCGGACCTCGCCGAGTCGCTCGACGCGGCGCTGGCGACGGTCGCGGAGGTGCTGGGGCTGGAGACGGGGTGGGTGTGGCTGCTGGAGGAGGGCGATCCCGAGCCGCGGCTGGCGGCGGCGCGCGCGCTCCCGCCCGCGCTGCGCGACCATCCGCAGGCGATGCACGGCGACTGCTACTGCCTCTCCACCTTCCGCAAGGGCGATTTGCGCGGCGCGGCGAACGTCAACGTCGTCTGGTGCAGTCGCCTGGAGAAGGTGGTGGAGTGCGACCTCGGGCTCGCCTGCCACGCGAGCGTGCCGCTGGCCGTGGGCGACCGGCACCTGGGGATGCTGAACGTGGCCGCGCCCGACTGGCGCGTGCTCTCCGACGAGGAGCTGAACCTGCTCACCACCGCGGGCGCGCTCGTCAGCCTCGCGGTCGAGCGGCAGCGGCTGGAGGCGGCGTCCGCGCGCGCGGCGGCCGCGGAGGAGCGCAACCTCCTCGCCCGCGAGATCCACGACACGCTGGCGCAGGGCCTCGCCGCGCTGACCATGCAGCTCGAGGTGGCCGACGCGCTCGCCGCCGGTGACGCACGGCTGGGCGAGGTGGTCGCGCGCTCGCTGTCGCTGGCGCGATCGACGCTGCACGAGGCGCGGCGCTCGGTGCTGGACCTGCGCGCCGCGCCGCTCGACGGCCGCACCCTCCCCGACGCGCTGCGCGACCTGGCCGCGTCCGCCGCGCGCGAGGCGGAGGACGCGCCGGAGATCGTGGTCGACGCCGACGGGTTCACGGCGGCGACCTCCGCGCTCCCGCCGGCCGTCGAGGCGGGCGTCTACCGCATCGCGCAGCAGGCGCTGGCTAACGCGGCGCGGCACGCGCGGGCGCGAAGCATCACCCTGCGGCTGGCGCGGACGGCGGACGGGCTGGAGCTGGCCGTGCGCGACGATGGCGTGGGTTTCGACGTGACCGCGGTGCCGCCCGGCCGCTTCGGGCTGGTGGGGATGAGCGAGCGCGCGCGGCTCCTCGGCGGCACCTTCGAGGTCGACAGCGCACCCGGCGCGGGAACGGCCGTGCACGTGCGCGTCCCCCTGCACGCGGCCGGGAGATCGGGAGATGAGTGATCTCGATGCGATGAAGGGAGATGGCGCGATCCGCGTCGCCGTGGCGGACGACCACCCGGTGGTGCGCGAAGGGCTCGTCGCGATGCTGCGGACGCAGCGCGATTTCGACGTCGTCGGCGAGGCGGGGACGGGCGGTGAGGCGCTGGCGCTGGCCGCATCGGCGCGGCCGGACGTGCTGCTGCTGGACCTGGAGATGCCGGGGATGGACGGCGTGGGCGTGCTGCGCGGCCTGCAGGCGGCGCGGTCGCCGACGCGCGCGATCGTCTTCACCGTGTTCGACACCGACGACCGTATCATCGCGGCGGTAGAGGCGGGCGCCGCGGGCTACCTGCTGAAGGGCGCCCCGCGCGCCGAGGTGTTCGCTGCGGTGCGCACGGTGGCGGCGGGCGGGTCGCTGCTGGCGCCCGTGGCCGCCTCGGCGGTGATGCGGCGGGTGCGCGGCGGCGGCCCCGCGCTGACCGCGCGCGAGCGCGAGGTGCTGGACCAGCTCGCGCGCGGGATGGGGAACAAGCGCATCGCCGCCACGCTCGGCATCGCGGAGCGCACGGTCAAGTTCCACCTGGGCTCCATCTTCGCCAAGCTGGGCGCCCGCAACCGCACCGACGCCCTCGCCCGCGCAGCCGAAGCCGGCCTCATCGCCCTCCGCGCGGGGTGAAGCGGTACAATCGCCACTGGATCCGAAAACGATTCTCACGCGGAGACGCGGAGGCGCGGAGACAACCTCAAGCAGTTCTCCGCGCCTCCGCGTCTCCGCGTGAGAAATTCTGTTCCGTCTTGAAATCACCCGGACGCTACCGCCAGCCCAGGCGCAGCACGCGCCGCGCGTTGCCGCCCAGCACGGCGTCGGCATCGGCGGTGGAGAGGTTGCGGTGCAGCATGTCGACCACGCGGGGGAGCTTCGACGCGTTGTCGACGTCGTCGGGCGGGTCGGTGAGGCCGTCGAAGTCGGTGCCGATGGCCACCACGCCCCAGCCGCCGCCCCACTCGGCGAGCTTGCTCATCGTCCTCCAGATCACGTCGAGCCCCTTCTTGGGATCGTGGCGGTCCAGCCAGTGCGGCATGAAGATCACCCCCACCAGGCCGCCCGTCGCCGCGATCGCCTGCACCTCCTCGCGGATCAGGTTGTAGCTCACCGGGTTCAGCGCCTGCACGCCGGTGTGCGTCACCACCAGCGGAACCTTGTTCTCCACGATCTGGAAGACCTGCCGCCGCGCCGCCCGCGTGCAGTGCGTCAGGTCGGGGACCATCTTCAGCTCCATCATCTTCCGTACGACCGCCTCGCCGATGACCGACAACCCGCGGCAGTCGTCCACCTTCGTATCCAGCGAGCAGAGCGGGAGCTGGTGGAGGGCCTCCTCGATGGCCTCCACGTGCCCGGCCAGCTCGGTGGGGAAGATGTGCGTCAGCGTGAGCGAGGCCACGCCGCGGCTGGCCAGCTCCTCGAGCCGCGCCAGTCGCCCGGCGATGTCGTGCGGCGCCAGCCCGGCGCCCAGCACGTGGCCGCCCTCCACCGTGTGGACGAAGGCGCGCCGCCCCGACGCCACCACCGCGTCGAGCTCGGC from Longimicrobium sp. harbors:
- a CDS encoding S-adenosylmethionine:tRNA ribosyltransferase-isomerase, with the protein product MSARGYAALAAPPRIRRSHAPPPSAARARGTVETAPALDTLDFDLPDELSAREPPEARGLPRDAVRLLVTEGDGERVTHAHFRDLPRFLSPGDLVVVNASATLATALEGIRKTGDGDAPILVHLSTPLEDGRWVIELRRATADGNEPLLDARAGERIYLRGGGAATLAAPYLPPDGDTAAGRVRLWVAEMEMPGGADAYLAAHGEPIRYRYVPRAWPLAYYQTVFAAEPGSAEMPSAGRAFTHETVRALRAKGIGIAPLVLHAGVASLEADEPPYPERYRVPAATAEAVNRARAAGGRIVAVGTTVVRALETVANAGGTVRAGAGWTDLVVTPERGVRAVDALLTGLHAPRASHLAMLEAIAGRVHLARAYDAALRRRYLWHEFGDLHLILPRRG
- a CDS encoding response regulator transcription factor; this translates as MSDLDAMKGDGAIRVAVADDHPVVREGLVAMLRTQRDFDVVGEAGTGGEALALAASARPDVLLLDLEMPGMDGVGVLRGLQAARSPTRAIVFTVFDTDDRIIAAVEAGAAGYLLKGAPRAEVFAAVRTVAAGGSLLAPVAASAVMRRVRGGGPALTAREREVLDQLARGMGNKRIAATLGIAERTVKFHLGSIFAKLGARNRTDALARAAEAGLIALRAG
- a CDS encoding GAF domain-containing protein → MISDLAALTALAQALSRSADLAESLDAALATVAEVLGLETGWVWLLEEGDPEPRLAAARALPPALRDHPQAMHGDCYCLSTFRKGDLRGAANVNVVWCSRLEKVVECDLGLACHASVPLAVGDRHLGMLNVAAPDWRVLSDEELNLLTTAGALVSLAVERQRLEAASARAAAAEERNLLAREIHDTLAQGLAALTMQLEVADALAAGDARLGEVVARSLSLARSTLHEARRSVLDLRAAPLDGRTLPDALRDLAASAAREAEDAPEIVVDADGFTAATSALPPAVEAGVYRIAQQALANAARHARARSITLRLARTADGLELAVRDDGVGFDVTAVPPGRFGLVGMSERARLLGGTFEVDSAPGAGTAVHVRVPLHAAGRSGDE
- a CDS encoding SDR family oxidoreductase; protein product: MTPGNNGKTALVTGASRGLGLALAWGLAERGWNLIITARDAARLRAVRDELAEVTHVAALAGDVTDPEHRRALAVLARGHAGLDAVVNNAGALGPSPLLPLLDYPLDALADVFRANVLAPLALLQAVRGELKPGAAVVNVTSDAAVNAYEGWGGYGASKAALEQLSAVLAAENPGLRVYWADPGDMRTDMHQAAYPGEDISDRPLPEERVPGFVALLEGDLPGGRYVVPDLAPAALEAA